A part of Saccopteryx bilineata isolate mSacBil1 chromosome 10, mSacBil1_pri_phased_curated, whole genome shotgun sequence genomic DNA contains:
- the WNT5A gene encoding protein Wnt-5a isoform X2: protein MSSKFFLMALAIFFSFAQVVIEANSWWSLGMNNPVQMSEVYIIGAQPLCSQLAGLSQGQKKLCHLYQDHMQYIGEGAKTGIKECQYQFRHRRWNCSTVDNTSVFGRVMQIGSRETAFTYAVSAAGVVNAMSRACREGELSTCGCSRAARPKDLPRDWLWGGCGDNIDYGYRFAKEFVDARERERIHAKGSYESARILMNLHNNEAGRRTVYNLADVACKCHGVSGSCSLKTCWLQLADFRKVGDALKEKYDSAAAMRLNGRGKLVQVNSRFNSPTTQDLVYIDPSPDYCVRNESTGSLGTQGRLCNKTSEGMDGCELMCCGRGYDQFKTVQTERCHCKFHWCCYVKCKKCTEIVDQFVCK from the exons ATGTCTTCCAAGTTCTTCCTAATGGCTTTGGCCATATTTTTCTCCTTCGCCCAGGTTGTAATAGAAGCCAATTCTTGGTG GTCGCTAGGTATGAATAACCCTGTTCAGATGTCAGAAGTATATATTATAGGAGCACAGCCTCTCTGCAGCCAACTGGCAGGACTTTCTCAAGGACAGAAGAAACTATGCCACTTGTACCAGGACCACATGCAGTACATCGGAGAAGGAGCGAAGACAGGCATCAAAGAATGCCAGTATCAATTTCGACATCGTAGATGGAACTGCAGCACTGTGGATAACACCTCCGTGTTTGGCAGGGTTATGCAGATAG GCAGCCGCGAGACGGCCTTCACATACGCAGTGAGCGCTGCGGGGGTGGTCAACGCCATGAGCCGCGCTTGCCGCGAGGGCGAGCTCTCCACCTGCGGCTGCAGCCGTGCTGCTCGTCCCAAGGACCTGCCCAGGGACTGGCTGTGGGGAGGCTGCGGTGACAACATCGACTATGGCTACCGCTTCGCCAAGGAGTTCGTGGACGCGCGGGAGCGGGAGCGCATCCACGCCAAGGGCTCCTATGAGAGCGCGCGCATCCTCATGAACCTGCATAACAATGAGGCTGGCCGAAGG ACGGTGTACAACCTGGCCGATGTTGCCTGCAAGTGCCACGGCGTGTCCGGTTCATGTAGCCTCAAGACGTGCTGGCTGCAGCTAGCTGACTTCCGCAAGGTGGGCGATGCCCTAAAGGAGAAGTATGACAGTGCGGCGGCCATGCGGCTCAACGGCCGAGGCAAGCTGGTGCAGGTCAACAGCCGCTTCAACTCGCCCACCACGCAGGACCTGGTCTACATTGACCCCAGCCCCGACTACTGCGTGCGCAACGAGAGCACAGGCTCGCTGGGCACGCAGGGCCGCCTGTGCAACAAGACGTCCGAGGGCATGGACGGCTGCGAGCTCATGTGCTGCGGCCGTGGCTACGACCAGTTCAAGACGGTGCAGACAGAGCGCTGCCACTGCAAGTTCCACTGGTGCTGCTATGTCAAGTGCAAGAAGTGCACGGAGATCGTGGACCAGTTCGTGTGCAAATAG
- the WNT5A gene encoding protein Wnt-5a isoform X1, with product MKKSIGILSPGVALGTAGSAMSSKFFLMALAIFFSFAQVVIEANSWWSLGMNNPVQMSEVYIIGAQPLCSQLAGLSQGQKKLCHLYQDHMQYIGEGAKTGIKECQYQFRHRRWNCSTVDNTSVFGRVMQIGSRETAFTYAVSAAGVVNAMSRACREGELSTCGCSRAARPKDLPRDWLWGGCGDNIDYGYRFAKEFVDARERERIHAKGSYESARILMNLHNNEAGRRTVYNLADVACKCHGVSGSCSLKTCWLQLADFRKVGDALKEKYDSAAAMRLNGRGKLVQVNSRFNSPTTQDLVYIDPSPDYCVRNESTGSLGTQGRLCNKTSEGMDGCELMCCGRGYDQFKTVQTERCHCKFHWCCYVKCKKCTEIVDQFVCK from the exons aAGTCGATTGGAATATTAAGCCCGGGAGTTGCTTTGGGGACGGCTGGAAGTGCAATGTCTTCCAAGTTCTTCCTAATGGCTTTGGCCATATTTTTCTCCTTCGCCCAGGTTGTAATAGAAGCCAATTCTTGGTG GTCGCTAGGTATGAATAACCCTGTTCAGATGTCAGAAGTATATATTATAGGAGCACAGCCTCTCTGCAGCCAACTGGCAGGACTTTCTCAAGGACAGAAGAAACTATGCCACTTGTACCAGGACCACATGCAGTACATCGGAGAAGGAGCGAAGACAGGCATCAAAGAATGCCAGTATCAATTTCGACATCGTAGATGGAACTGCAGCACTGTGGATAACACCTCCGTGTTTGGCAGGGTTATGCAGATAG GCAGCCGCGAGACGGCCTTCACATACGCAGTGAGCGCTGCGGGGGTGGTCAACGCCATGAGCCGCGCTTGCCGCGAGGGCGAGCTCTCCACCTGCGGCTGCAGCCGTGCTGCTCGTCCCAAGGACCTGCCCAGGGACTGGCTGTGGGGAGGCTGCGGTGACAACATCGACTATGGCTACCGCTTCGCCAAGGAGTTCGTGGACGCGCGGGAGCGGGAGCGCATCCACGCCAAGGGCTCCTATGAGAGCGCGCGCATCCTCATGAACCTGCATAACAATGAGGCTGGCCGAAGG ACGGTGTACAACCTGGCCGATGTTGCCTGCAAGTGCCACGGCGTGTCCGGTTCATGTAGCCTCAAGACGTGCTGGCTGCAGCTAGCTGACTTCCGCAAGGTGGGCGATGCCCTAAAGGAGAAGTATGACAGTGCGGCGGCCATGCGGCTCAACGGCCGAGGCAAGCTGGTGCAGGTCAACAGCCGCTTCAACTCGCCCACCACGCAGGACCTGGTCTACATTGACCCCAGCCCCGACTACTGCGTGCGCAACGAGAGCACAGGCTCGCTGGGCACGCAGGGCCGCCTGTGCAACAAGACGTCCGAGGGCATGGACGGCTGCGAGCTCATGTGCTGCGGCCGTGGCTACGACCAGTTCAAGACGGTGCAGACAGAGCGCTGCCACTGCAAGTTCCACTGGTGCTGCTATGTCAAGTGCAAGAAGTGCACGGAGATCGTGGACCAGTTCGTGTGCAAATAG